A window from Telopea speciosissima isolate NSW1024214 ecotype Mountain lineage chromosome 8, Tspe_v1, whole genome shotgun sequence encodes these proteins:
- the LOC122671296 gene encoding acyl-CoA-binding domain-containing protein 4-like, translating to MGSFGGEVVKKAMWLYPKVLGFNPSERWGHSACYSNGVIYVFGGCCGGLHFSDVLMLDLGTMVWNTLVTTGQQPGTRDSHSAVLVGHRMIVFGGTNGSRKVNDLHILDLRTKEWTRPKCEGVPPSPRESHTTTIISDDKLVIFGGSGEGEGNYLNDLHILDLNVMSWTCPEVNGDLPSPRDSHTAVGINNKLLVYGGDCGDRYHGDVDVLNMDTLAWSKLVVQGSSPGVRAGHASVNFGTKVYVIGGVGDKHYYNDVWVFDVSTCSWSQLDVGGQKPQGRFSHTAVVTNSDIAIYGGCGEDERPLNELLILQLGGEHPYGRYNISLCKIFGNQWNQEKKRFPRGTENKWKNMIVVDKGELNQGPLEAESEPKNSLLSSLDNVHPKRRRTGDSKARESESEQEEHSLSLSQQSSPSQSDQEQNPVQKLSISAPDSVLAPPSFGLYKQRSQNASSCQCNNIANNQVDQRNYVRRSPQGIHFMGGEHPRQPKPEAPGQFLHLVHSGREGVQCQAAEQKPLETMHTLIGAEIRGKVDGAFDSGYLMTVNVNGMILRGVLFTPGPGIASRGSIHPQNPSSLTSPLTVSQPYLNSNFTGPAFVRNQQMTFAKPESGHYIRQTQPSPVRVTPSMGKASKLNSDLQGVVLTLGGPGSGHGGT from the exons ATGGGTTCCTTTGGAGGTGAAGTTGTGAAGAAGGCAATGTGGTTGTATCCAAAGGTTTTGGGCTTCAATCCTTCAGAAAGATGGGGGCACTCAGCTTGTTATTCTAACGGTGTCATTTATGTTTTTGGG GGATGTTGCGGTGGATTGCATTTCAGTGATGTACTTATGCTTGACCTTGGAACCATGGTTTGGAACACCCTTGTCACCACAGGCCAACAGCCTGGCACAAGAGACAGCCACAGTGCAGTTCTTGTGGGGCACAGGATGATAGTGTTCGGGGGTACAAATGGTTCTAGGAAGGTTAACGACCTTCATATATTGGATCTCAGGACAAAAGAGTGGACCAGACCCAAATGTGAAGGGGTTCCACCTTCCCCCCGTGAAAGTCATACTACAACGATCATCAGTGATGATAAACTAGTGATATTTGGGGGCAGCGGAGAAGGTGAAGGAAATTACCTGAATGACTTGCATATTCTAGATCTCAATGTCATGAGTTGGACTTGTCCAGAGGTGAATGGTGATCTTCCATCCCCAAGGGACAGTCATACTGCGGTTGGAATTAACAACAAGCTTCTTGTTTATGGTGGGGACTGTGGTGATCGGTATCATGGTGATGTTGATGTTCTCAATATGGATACACTGGCTTGGTCAAAG TTGGTAGTTCAAGGATCTTCACCAGGAGTTAGGGCAGGTCATGCATCTGTAAATTTCGGGACCAAG GTTTATGTCATTGGTGGTGTTGGAGATAAGCATTACTATAACGATGTTTGGGTCTTTGATGTTAGTACTTGTTCATGGAGTCAGCTTGATGTAGGGGGCCAGAAACCCCAGGGAAGGTTCTCCCATACTGCAGTGGTTACGAACTCGGACATTGCCATCTATGGAGG GTGTGGAGAGGATGAGCGTCCTCTCAACGAGTTACTCATATTGCAGCTTGGAGGTGAGCATCCCTATGGTCGTTACAACATTTCATTGTGCAAGATATTCGGTAATCAGTGGaaccaagaaaagaagaggttTCCAAGGGGAACTGAGAATAAGTGG AAAAACATGATTGTTGTGGATAAGGGGGAACTAAACCAGGGTCCTCTGGAAGCAGAATCTGAACCAAAGAACTCTCTTCTATCTAGTTTAG ACAATGTGCATCCAAAGAGGAGGAGAACTGGGGATTCAAAGGCCAGGGAGAGTGAATCAGAACAAGAAGAGCATTCTCTTTCACTCTCCCAGCAGTCATCACCATCCCAATCTGATCAAGAGCAAAACCCAGTTCAAAAACTCTCAATCTCTGCTCCTGACTCTGTACTGGCCCCACCTTCCTTTGGATTATATAAGCAGCGAAGTCAAAATGCAAGCAGTTGCCAGTGTAATAATATTGCAAATAACCAAGTGGATCAGAGAAATTATGTGAGAAGAAGTCCCCAAGGGATTCATTTCATGGGAGGAGAACATCCAAGACAACCAAAACCAGAAGCTCCCGGACAGTTTCTTCACTTGGTCCACAGTGGCAGGGAAGGAGTGCAATGTCAAGCAGCAGAACAGAAGCCCTTGGAGACAATGCATACCTTG ATTGGTGCTGAGATCCGAGGGAAAGTTGATGGAGCTTTTGATTCGGGATACCTAATGACTGTGAATGTCAATGGGATGATCCTTAGAGGGGTCTTATTCACACCT GGACCTGGGATAGCTTCAAGGGGATCGATCCATCCCCAGAATCCATCATCTCTAACTAGTCCACTCACTGTCTCACAACCATATCTGAATTCAAATTTCACAGGTCCAGCTTTTGTCCGAAATCAGCAAATGACATTTGCTAAGCCAGAATCTGGTCATTACATCAGACAAACTCAACCATCTCCAGTAAGGGTTACACCATCTATGGGCAAAGCTTCAAAACTTAATAGTGATCTTCAAGGGGTGGTTTTAACACTTGGGGGACCTGGAAGTGGTCATGGTGGAACTTAG